A genomic stretch from Desulfohalobium retbaense DSM 5692 includes:
- a CDS encoding insulinase family protein, with amino-acid sequence MNASTGFTCLRDTYVDEIRSQCRVYRHDQTGAEVLSVENQDTNKVFGISFRTPPKDSTGVAHILEHSVLCGSRKYPLKEPFVELLKGSLQTFLNAMTFPDKTCYPVASQNTQDFYNLIDVYLDAVFHPRITENIFRQEGWHYDLESPDDTMRLKGVVYNEMKGAYSSPDGLLSEYSQQILFPDTTYGLDSGGNPSHIPDLTFEQFLDFHRTYYHPSNARIFFYGDDDPEQRLRLIDAALQEYAAQEVDSAVGDQPYWQSPTREERFYAAGPDSDNKTMLTVNWLLGPVSDIKTNLTLQILEDILLGAPGAPLRKALLDSGYGEDIAGVGLEEDLKQMFFSTGLKGVAPDKAETVETLLLETLERLADEGLDPEAVQAGLNTVEFELRENNSGSLPRGLLVMIRSLTTWLHDGDPLALLQFDGPLQEIKDELAEGKPVFEESIRRYFLDNMHRSTLILKPDSGLSERMAAEEAERLAAAREALGPEGLERAAEQARELKKEQEQPDPPEALARLPRLTREDLDPQIERLPASFQVMHGVPCLGHGLDCNGIVYVDLGFDIRGVAEADLGFVSLLGRALVETGTASEDYVRLLQRIRQHTGGIHAQTVTLTQLESDAPRALLFVRGKVVASKLEQFWDLCSDILCRPLLEDKDRFRQIVLEEKAHLEQALIPAGHQLVNSRLRASFTQADHSAEQMGGVEYLFFLRQLLERIETEWDEVASTLRRVYGQVIRRQGLVANITSDEEHIDAARPGLWQLVQALPEAQVEPSQWQVPQWEGSEALTLPAQVNYAGKAVSLSEHDQTITGGDVVACRYLRTSWLWDKIRVQGGAYGAFSLLDRYSGVLSMVSYRDPNVTATLKVFDQAGDFVRGLELDAGEVDKAVVGAIGDMDKYQLPDAKGFQAMLRFLAGEGDDQRQELRDAILATTADEFRGFAEKLDLLASQGRIAVLGGSDRLENESDVGFVRLTKLL; translated from the coding sequence ATGAACGCCTCCACAGGATTTACCTGCCTCCGGGACACCTACGTCGACGAGATCCGGAGCCAGTGCCGAGTGTACCGCCACGACCAGACCGGTGCGGAGGTTTTGTCCGTCGAGAACCAGGACACGAACAAGGTTTTCGGCATCAGCTTCCGGACACCGCCCAAGGATTCGACCGGCGTGGCCCATATCCTGGAGCATTCCGTTCTCTGCGGTTCCCGGAAATATCCGCTCAAGGAACCCTTTGTGGAGTTGCTCAAAGGGTCCCTGCAGACCTTTCTCAATGCCATGACCTTTCCGGACAAGACCTGTTATCCGGTGGCCAGTCAGAACACCCAGGATTTTTACAACCTGATCGACGTCTATTTGGACGCGGTTTTCCATCCCCGTATCACGGAGAATATTTTCCGCCAGGAAGGGTGGCATTACGACCTGGAATCCCCGGACGACACCATGCGTCTCAAGGGCGTGGTCTACAACGAGATGAAAGGGGCCTATTCCTCACCGGACGGATTGCTCTCCGAGTATTCGCAGCAGATCCTGTTTCCGGATACGACCTACGGACTCGATTCCGGGGGCAATCCGTCACACATCCCGGATCTGACTTTCGAGCAGTTCCTTGACTTCCACCGGACCTACTACCATCCCTCCAACGCCCGGATCTTTTTCTACGGCGACGACGATCCCGAGCAGCGACTGCGCCTTATTGACGCGGCGTTGCAGGAGTACGCGGCACAAGAGGTCGATTCTGCGGTCGGCGATCAGCCTTACTGGCAGAGCCCGACACGCGAAGAACGGTTCTATGCCGCGGGACCGGATTCGGACAACAAGACCATGCTCACCGTCAACTGGCTGCTGGGACCGGTCAGTGATATCAAGACCAATCTGACACTCCAGATCCTGGAGGACATCCTGCTCGGCGCACCCGGAGCCCCGCTACGCAAAGCGCTTTTGGACTCCGGCTACGGCGAGGATATTGCCGGGGTGGGGCTGGAGGAAGATCTCAAACAGATGTTCTTCTCCACCGGACTCAAGGGGGTTGCCCCGGACAAGGCCGAGACAGTGGAAACGCTTTTGCTGGAGACCCTCGAGCGGCTGGCCGACGAAGGGCTCGATCCGGAAGCGGTGCAGGCCGGACTGAACACGGTCGAATTCGAACTCCGGGAGAACAACTCCGGGAGTCTGCCGCGCGGACTGCTGGTCATGATCCGCAGTCTGACCACCTGGCTGCACGACGGCGATCCTCTGGCCCTGCTCCAGTTTGATGGTCCGCTACAGGAAATCAAGGACGAACTGGCCGAGGGCAAGCCGGTTTTTGAAGAGAGTATCCGCCGGTATTTTCTTGATAATATGCACCGCAGTACCCTGATCCTCAAGCCGGATTCCGGCTTGAGCGAACGGATGGCGGCGGAAGAGGCTGAACGGCTCGCCGCAGCCCGGGAGGCCTTGGGTCCTGAGGGGCTGGAGCGGGCCGCGGAACAGGCCCGGGAACTGAAGAAAGAGCAGGAGCAGCCCGATCCTCCAGAGGCCTTGGCCCGTCTCCCGCGGCTGACGCGCGAGGATCTCGACCCCCAGATCGAACGGCTGCCGGCCTCGTTCCAGGTCATGCACGGCGTGCCCTGTCTCGGGCACGGCCTGGACTGTAACGGTATTGTCTACGTCGATCTCGGTTTTGACATCCGGGGCGTCGCGGAGGCGGATCTCGGATTTGTCTCTTTGTTGGGGCGGGCCCTGGTGGAGACCGGAACCGCCAGCGAAGATTATGTCCGGCTTCTGCAGCGCATCCGGCAGCACACCGGCGGTATTCATGCCCAGACCGTAACCTTGACCCAACTGGAAAGTGACGCTCCGCGAGCCCTGCTGTTCGTCCGCGGCAAGGTGGTGGCCTCGAAACTGGAGCAGTTTTGGGATTTGTGCTCAGATATTCTCTGTCGCCCGCTGCTCGAGGACAAGGACCGCTTTCGCCAGATTGTGCTTGAGGAAAAAGCCCATCTCGAACAGGCGCTTATTCCGGCAGGACACCAACTCGTCAATTCCCGGCTGCGGGCTTCATTCACCCAGGCCGACCACAGCGCTGAACAGATGGGCGGTGTGGAATACCTCTTTTTCCTGCGCCAGCTCCTCGAGCGCATCGAGACCGAGTGGGACGAGGTGGCGTCGACCCTGCGCCGGGTCTACGGCCAGGTCATCCGGCGTCAGGGACTGGTGGCAAATATCACCTCGGATGAAGAGCATATCGACGCTGCCCGGCCGGGACTCTGGCAATTGGTGCAGGCTTTGCCCGAGGCGCAGGTCGAGCCGAGTCAATGGCAGGTGCCGCAATGGGAGGGCAGCGAGGCCCTGACCCTGCCGGCGCAAGTCAATTATGCCGGCAAGGCGGTCAGCCTGTCGGAGCACGACCAGACCATCACCGGAGGGGACGTGGTCGCCTGCCGCTATCTGCGCACGAGTTGGCTGTGGGACAAGATTCGGGTTCAGGGCGGGGCCTACGGGGCGTTCAGCCTGTTGGACCGCTATTCCGGGGTCCTGTCGATGGTCTCCTACCGTGATCCCAATGTCACGGCCACGCTCAAGGTCTTTGACCAGGCGGGTGACTTCGTTCGCGGCCTGGAACTTGATGCCGGGGAGGTGGACAAGGCGGTCGTTGGCGCCATCGGGGACATGGACAAGTATCAATTGCCGGACGCCAAGGGCTTTCAGGCCATGCTGCGTTTTCTGGCCGGGGAAGGGGATGACCAGCGCCAGGAATTGCGCGACGCGATTCTGGCGACCACGGCGGATGAGTTCCGCGGCTTTGCCGAGAAACTCGATCTCCTCGCTAGCCAGGGCCGCATTGCCGTGCTTGGCGGAAGCGACCGGCTGGAGAATGAATCCGATGTCGGCTTTGTCCGGCTCACGAAGCTCTTGTAG
- a CDS encoding RNA polymerase sigma factor has translation MEPNAQQEQEKQAVRRVLAGERRAFAVLVDRYQTPIYNLFLRATHSPSLAADLTQETFLQAFRRLETFNTRKRFFPWLYAIGMNKVRDHLRREKRQTTRSLDEDSNGELEWETARFDAVAAHLDVLHLEAALAKLPLEYREALILRYREQWATHEIATALGLSPSGVKMRVQRGLAQLRKLMEDT, from the coding sequence GTGGAACCCAACGCGCAGCAGGAGCAGGAAAAACAAGCCGTCCGACGAGTACTCGCCGGCGAACGGCGGGCTTTTGCCGTGTTGGTCGATCGGTATCAGACCCCGATCTACAACCTTTTCCTGCGTGCCACGCATTCTCCGTCCCTGGCTGCGGACCTGACCCAGGAGACGTTTCTCCAGGCCTTCCGCCGTCTGGAAACGTTCAATACCCGAAAACGATTTTTCCCGTGGCTCTACGCCATCGGCATGAACAAGGTCCGGGATCATCTGCGGCGGGAAAAACGCCAGACGACGCGTTCCCTGGACGAGGACAGCAATGGAGAGCTGGAGTGGGAGACGGCACGTTTCGACGCGGTTGCGGCCCATCTCGATGTCCTGCATCTGGAAGCGGCCCTGGCCAAATTGCCTCTGGAATACCGCGAAGCCCTGATTTTACGCTATCGTGAGCAGTGGGCCACCCATGAGATCGCCACCGCCCTGGGATTGAGCCCAAGCGGGGTGAAAATGCGCGTTCAACGCGGTCTGGCCCAATTACGCAAACTCATGGAGGACACATGA
- a CDS encoding 16S rRNA (uracil(1498)-N(3))-methyltransferase encodes MHDTPLFYLPPSEWDPAGMTLQGQEFTHLRKALRLGPGDAVQLTNGRGDVADGRIEAIQGKKARITVESITSVDRRDSQIVVAVGWAKSLRRGWFLEKAAELEARGVYLWQAEHSQGRIPDATKANWQGQLVAGAKQSGNPWLPELEVFPGGLAELLEATADIDHRFFLWENATAEEGFHPPPLADGERALAILGPEGGFADSEVELLRAHNVRPVSLGRRVLRWETAALLCLGLCWWHKERSS; translated from the coding sequence ATGCACGATACACCACTTTTCTATCTCCCCCCGTCCGAATGGGACCCTGCCGGCATGACCCTGCAGGGCCAGGAGTTTACCCACCTGCGCAAGGCGCTGCGTCTGGGCCCGGGCGACGCGGTCCAACTAACCAACGGCCGGGGCGACGTCGCCGACGGCCGCATTGAAGCTATCCAGGGCAAAAAGGCCCGCATCACCGTGGAGTCCATCACCTCCGTGGACCGCCGGGACAGCCAGATCGTAGTGGCCGTGGGCTGGGCCAAATCGCTGCGCCGGGGGTGGTTTCTGGAAAAGGCTGCCGAACTCGAGGCCCGCGGCGTCTACCTCTGGCAAGCCGAACACAGCCAGGGGCGGATTCCCGACGCAACCAAAGCAAACTGGCAGGGGCAACTCGTGGCCGGGGCCAAACAATCCGGCAATCCGTGGCTCCCGGAACTCGAGGTCTTTCCCGGCGGCTTGGCCGAACTTCTGGAAGCCACCGCGGACATCGACCACCGCTTTTTTTTATGGGAAAACGCCACTGCCGAAGAAGGCTTCCATCCCCCACCGTTGGCCGACGGAGAACGCGCCCTGGCCATTTTAGGGCCGGAAGGCGGTTTCGCGGACAGCGAGGTGGAACTCCTGCGGGCCCACAACGTTCGCCCCGTGTCCCTGGGCCGCCGGGTGCTGCGCTGGGAAACCGCGGCATTGCTCTGTCTGGGGTTGTGCTGGTGGCACAAAGAGCGCAGTTCCTGA
- a CDS encoding tetratricopeptide repeat protein produces MPNASRSKVLAGVAICLGWIFLAGCANLQTRFDSVLTSYQGQRYLEEHEYALGVEDLSHRLKQQPDNGAAAYWLGRLYLAQEHPSKALPALQKAVELKPQYADAHFWLGVAHWAMMDFEKERLAYERALALEPDHTQARVYLGHHYVDREQWSLALIHYRRVLDEEPGHPSALFYTAECLEQLGREQSARQAWKAYLDRYPDGGRALEATRRLNGFGDFSYRNIILGKRQVTIEKIRFEQGTATLKSSSLPSLDLIGANLERRSDLRLHVIVYVQEDAALARKRAQAIEEAIVQRTSGADSEQLLLSWFGQAETITVDGERFQEPRSVHFVTEAGPDVS; encoded by the coding sequence ATGCCCAATGCGTCGCGTTCAAAGGTCCTCGCCGGGGTGGCAATCTGCCTCGGATGGATTTTCCTGGCGGGCTGCGCCAATCTGCAAACTCGATTCGACAGTGTCCTGACCTCGTATCAGGGACAGCGCTACCTGGAAGAACACGAATACGCCCTGGGGGTCGAGGACTTGTCCCACCGGCTCAAGCAGCAGCCGGACAACGGTGCGGCCGCCTATTGGCTGGGCCGGCTTTATCTGGCCCAGGAGCACCCCAGCAAGGCCCTGCCTGCTTTACAAAAAGCGGTGGAACTCAAACCGCAATACGCAGACGCCCATTTCTGGCTCGGTGTCGCCCATTGGGCGATGATGGATTTCGAGAAGGAGCGGTTGGCCTATGAACGGGCTCTGGCTCTCGAGCCTGACCACACCCAGGCACGGGTCTATCTCGGCCACCATTATGTGGATCGGGAGCAATGGTCTCTGGCCCTGATCCATTATCGGCGTGTCCTGGATGAAGAGCCCGGCCATCCTTCCGCTCTTTTTTATACGGCCGAATGTCTGGAACAACTGGGGCGGGAACAAAGCGCCCGGCAGGCCTGGAAAGCGTATCTGGACCGCTATCCCGACGGTGGGCGGGCCCTGGAGGCGACCCGGCGTCTGAACGGGTTCGGCGACTTCAGTTATCGCAACATCATTCTCGGCAAGCGGCAGGTGACCATCGAAAAAATCCGTTTCGAACAGGGCACAGCCACATTGAAGTCCTCCAGTCTGCCCTCACTGGATCTGATCGGGGCGAACCTGGAGCGCCGTTCTGATCTCCGTTTGCACGTGATTGTCTATGTCCAGGAGGATGCAGCGCTGGCCCGGAAACGGGCGCAGGCCATTGAGGAGGCGATTGTCCAGCGCACGAGCGGAGCCGATTCCGAACAACTCCTCTTGAGCTGGTTCGGTCAGGCCGAAACGATCACAGTGGATGGCGAACGTTTCCAAGAACCGCGGTCGGTCCATTTTGTCACCGAGGCCGGGCCGGACGTATCCTGA
- a CDS encoding glycoside hydrolase family protein — MRKNTAHASNNATAMAQETFWDEAFQSLDDERAPSGLSHQIMAAVEQEPLPVWRRVWRWVWAPRELVIRPALAAAALAAAVVLLGGVIYWGQPLLPGAGPLEGGQAVAERVPVTFVLPDNGDRIERVAVIGSFNDWNREGGTMRYDHKRQAWVTSMRVRPGRHEYVFLVNGSKRVPDPGSPFYRQDGFGEKNSVLLVTGASQRSASHVL; from the coding sequence ATGAGGAAAAACACAGCGCATGCCTCGAACAACGCGACTGCAATGGCGCAGGAAACCTTTTGGGATGAGGCCTTTCAAAGCCTTGACGACGAAAGGGCGCCCTCAGGGCTGTCGCACCAGATCATGGCTGCCGTGGAGCAGGAGCCGCTTCCTGTCTGGCGCCGGGTCTGGCGCTGGGTGTGGGCGCCGCGCGAGCTGGTCATTCGTCCAGCCCTGGCTGCAGCAGCACTCGCGGCAGCGGTGGTCCTGCTTGGCGGCGTGATCTACTGGGGGCAGCCGCTCCTTCCCGGCGCCGGGCCCCTCGAAGGGGGGCAGGCTGTGGCCGAGCGCGTGCCGGTTACCTTTGTCCTGCCGGACAACGGGGATCGGATCGAGCGGGTCGCCGTGATCGGGAGTTTCAACGATTGGAACCGGGAAGGCGGCACCATGCGTTATGATCACAAGCGTCAAGCCTGGGTGACGTCCATGCGGGTTCGGCCGGGACGACACGAATATGTTTTTCTCGTCAACGGGTCCAAACGGGTCCCGGATCCCGGCTCGCCGTTTTATCGCCAGGACGGTTTTGGCGAGAAGAATTCGGTTCTTCTGGTTACGGGCGCAAGTCAGCGGAGTGCCTCGCATGTCCTGTAG
- a CDS encoding replication-associated recombination protein A — MTHEHRPLAERIRPHSLDDFIGQTHLRQRLQALQNASRLSSLLFFGPPGCGKSTLALMFAKAHGGAYLRVSAPEVGLANLRKQIQNTDILILDELHRFSKAQQDFFLPLLETGDIILLATTTENPSFSITRQLLSRLHVLRLRPLGPQELLDLAQRGQQELGLHLPDKSLELLCTYAGGDGRTLLNLLEYAEELSEEQRDPERLKSALPEIVIRGDRGGDTHYELASALIKSIRGSDPDAALYYLASMLESGEDPRFVCRRLVLSASEDIGLGDPSALTLAVSCQQAVETIGMPEGFIPLAETVVYLALAPKSNSTYSAYLAAQKEIRDNGRKPVPLHLRNPSTSLHKQWGYGHGYKYPHAYPGSFVSQEYLPDGLQGRRFYQPKDQGQEPRLLAWLKSRLKKF, encoded by the coding sequence GTGACACACGAACACCGCCCCCTGGCCGAGCGGATCCGTCCCCATTCCCTGGATGACTTCATTGGCCAGACCCACCTGCGCCAGCGTCTCCAGGCCCTGCAAAACGCCTCGCGTCTCTCCAGTCTGCTGTTTTTCGGCCCCCCGGGCTGCGGTAAGTCGACGTTGGCCCTCATGTTCGCCAAGGCCCACGGCGGCGCCTATCTCCGGGTCAGCGCACCCGAAGTCGGCCTGGCCAATCTGCGCAAACAGATCCAGAACACGGACATCCTCATTCTGGATGAACTGCACCGCTTTTCCAAAGCCCAGCAGGATTTTTTTCTGCCGCTTCTGGAAACCGGCGACATCATCCTCCTGGCTACGACCACGGAAAACCCGTCCTTCAGCATCACTCGCCAACTCCTGTCACGGCTGCATGTCCTGCGCCTGCGCCCCCTGGGTCCACAGGAACTGCTCGACCTCGCCCAGCGCGGGCAACAGGAACTCGGTCTGCACCTGCCGGACAAGAGCCTGGAACTGCTCTGCACGTATGCTGGCGGCGACGGACGCACCCTGCTCAATCTTCTTGAATACGCCGAAGAACTCTCCGAGGAGCAACGTGATCCGGAACGGCTCAAAAGCGCTCTGCCGGAAATCGTCATCCGCGGCGATCGCGGCGGTGACACCCATTATGAACTCGCCTCAGCGCTTATCAAATCCATCCGCGGCAGCGACCCGGACGCGGCCCTGTATTACCTGGCCAGCATGCTCGAAAGCGGCGAGGACCCGCGGTTTGTCTGCCGCCGCCTGGTCTTGTCGGCTTCAGAGGACATCGGCCTGGGCGACCCCTCGGCCCTGACCCTGGCCGTATCCTGCCAACAGGCGGTCGAGACCATCGGCATGCCCGAAGGTTTCATCCCCCTGGCCGAGACTGTCGTGTATCTCGCGCTGGCGCCGAAAAGCAATTCCACCTACAGCGCCTATCTCGCCGCACAAAAGGAAATCCGCGACAACGGCCGCAAGCCTGTGCCGCTGCACCTGCGCAACCCCTCGACATCCCTGCACAAGCAATGGGGCTACGGTCATGGGTATAAATATCCCCATGCCTATCCCGGCAGCTTCGTCTCCCAGGAGTACCTGCCCGACGGACTCCAGGGCCGCCGCTTCTACCAGCCCAAGGACCAAGGCCAGGAACCCCGCCTGCTGGCTTGGCTCAAGAGTCGGTTGAAGAAGTTTTAA
- a CDS encoding TolC family protein, whose amino-acid sequence MQCKRSTLISLLGILGLALVLGASPLWAQTSDEATQSTTEDALESEATEEQASSDLDATGEETTAETTESDPVSALQNPAQVDKAESLAEASYEQNAEEVAELEAQASETEDAVAQAESDVTSLENQLAEAEADLEAADETADGYAALEDEVAQLETQLAQAKTDLAQAKAAHTEAQSELESSLSDVATVEGVAAMRQDGMGWGEIAHELGVHPSNLGRRHAKQQGDVAQHAQARGRGTQRDMVRGRPDTPGVKAGHAKGAPDAAMGLGQAKQKSAQSSAGPNGRGKGLSQSGGMSSNAGNAPGHSNAGGNGRGNGPGGNSGNGNGNGRGK is encoded by the coding sequence ATGCAATGTAAACGGTCCACACTGATTTCCCTTCTCGGGATCCTGGGGTTGGCCCTTGTGCTCGGTGCGAGCCCGCTCTGGGCTCAAACCTCGGATGAAGCGACACAGTCGACCACGGAGGACGCACTCGAGTCTGAGGCCACTGAAGAGCAAGCCTCTTCCGATTTGGACGCGACGGGCGAGGAGACCACCGCTGAGACGACAGAAAGCGATCCTGTCTCGGCCCTGCAAAATCCCGCCCAGGTCGACAAAGCGGAATCCCTGGCCGAAGCGAGTTATGAACAAAACGCCGAAGAAGTCGCTGAACTCGAGGCCCAGGCGAGTGAGACCGAGGATGCCGTGGCCCAGGCTGAATCGGATGTAACGAGCTTGGAGAATCAATTGGCTGAGGCCGAGGCCGACCTTGAGGCTGCGGACGAGACTGCTGATGGATACGCGGCGCTCGAGGACGAGGTGGCTCAGTTAGAAACGCAATTGGCGCAGGCGAAAACGGATCTTGCACAGGCCAAGGCGGCCCATACTGAGGCTCAGAGCGAACTGGAATCGTCTTTGTCTGATGTGGCCACTGTGGAAGGGGTCGCGGCCATGCGCCAGGACGGCATGGGCTGGGGCGAGATCGCCCATGAGCTCGGTGTGCATCCGAGCAACCTCGGACGGAGGCACGCCAAACAGCAGGGCGATGTTGCCCAGCACGCCCAGGCCCGCGGTCGCGGTACCCAACGGGATATGGTCCGGGGGCGCCCGGACACACCGGGTGTCAAAGCCGGCCATGCCAAAGGCGCGCCTGACGCGGCAATGGGACTTGGTCAGGCCAAGCAAAAGAGTGCGCAGTCCAGTGCCGGGCCCAATGGCCGCGGGAAAGGGCTCTCCCAATCTGGCGGCATGTCGTCCAATGCTGGCAATGCCCCGGGGCACAGCAATGCCGGGGGCAACGGCCGGGGCAATGGTCCCGGTGGCAATAGCGGCAACGGCAATGGAAACGGCCGCGGTAAGTAA